A section of the Alligator mississippiensis isolate rAllMis1 chromosome 8, rAllMis1, whole genome shotgun sequence genome encodes:
- the SLC16A5 gene encoding monocarboxylate transporter 6 codes for MSGGGAVHGTSKAQDRGWAWMVLLATVLVQGLTLGFPSCVGVFFTDLQHEFQATNSETSWFPSIMTALLHAGGPLCSVLVERFGCRLTVMLGGLLSGVGMVTSSFSKSISQLYITAGFITGLGSCFSFQAGVTVLGYYFVRRRALANAVASTGVSIGLTLWPLISQYLLDEMGWRNTFLIFGGVQLNCCVCGAIMRPVQHKSPSPRQVPEETTEGAQLSNGAGPHPAEPPQQGRFATCCRILQKYLAFDVFYKNKGYQIYTIGVTWMVMGFVLPLIYLVPYATQNGVEERKAALLISIIGFINIFMRPMAGLLSGLNIFAGRRIYLFSLAVLLNGLSNLICVISADFTVLVLYCLIYSVSMSGIGALVFQVLMDVVEMDRFSSALGLFTILESITILIGPPLIGLLVDLTGQFSYVFYASSFFMVSAALFMGLSFCALEKKNKLKEAPKVTGDSPSKYQYTEVPSKPEAEGQAPPAVMYITSI; via the exons ATGTCCGGAGGGGGAGCAGTGCATGGGACTTCCAAGGCACAGGACCGAGGATGGGCCTGGATGGTTctgctggccactgtgctggTTCAGGGGCTAACACTGGGCTTCCCCTCTTGCGTCGGGGTCTTTTTCACTGACCTGCAGCATGAGTTCCAAGCCACCAACAGCGAGACATCGTGGTTCCCATCCATCATGACAGCATTGTTACATGCAGGAG GCCCTCTCTGCAGTGTCCTGGTCGAGCGATTTGGCTGCAGGCTCACGGTGATGCTGGGAGGTCTGCTCAGTGGAGTGGGCATGGTGACCAGCTCTTTCTCTAAGTCCATCAGCCAGCTCTACATAACAGCCGGCTTTATCACGG GCCTGGGATCATGTTTCAGCTTCCAAGCAGGAGTGACCGTGCTGGGATACTACTTTGTGCGCCGGCGGGCCCTGGCCAATGCTGTAGCATCTACTGGTGTTTCCATTGGCCTCACACTGTGGCCCTTGATTTCCCAGTACTTGCTGGACGAGATGGGCTGGAGAAACACTTTCCTCATCTTTGGGGGGGTGCAGTTGAACTGTTGCGTCTGTGGAGCCATCATGAGGCCAGTACAGCACAAATCTCCTAGCCCTAGACAAGTGCCAGAGGAGACAACAGAGGGGGCACAGCTATCCAATGGGGCTGGTCCTCACCCAGCAGAGCCCCCGCAGCAGGGCAGGTTTGCTACTTGCTGCCGGATACTACAAAAGTATCTGGCCTTTGACGTCTTCTACAAAAACAAGGGTTATCAGATTTATACCATTGGTGTGACCTGGATGGTGATGGGCTTTGTGCTGCCTCTGATCTACCTGGTTCCTTACGCCACCCAGAATGGGGTGGAGGAGCGCAAGGCTGCCCTCCTCATCTCCATCATTGGCTTCATCAACATTTTCATGCGCCCCATGGCTGGGCTACTTTCAGGACTCAACATCTTTGCTGGGAGGCGCATCTACCTGTTCAGCCTGGCCGTGCTGCTGAACGGCCTCAGCAACCTCATCTGCGTCATCTCAGCTGACTTCACCGTGCTCGTCCTCTACTGCCTCATCTACAGCGTGTCCATGAGTGGCATCGGAGCACTCGTGTTCCAGGTGCTGATGGACGTGGTGGAGATGGACAGGTTCTCAAGTGCCTTGGGGCTCTTCACCATCCTGGAGAGCATCACCATCCTCATTGGGCCACCACTTATAG GTCTCCTGGTGGACCTAACTGGCCAATTCAGTTACGTCTTCTATGCTTCCAGCTTCTTCATGGTGTCAGCTGCGCTATTCATGGGGCTCAGTTTCTGTGCTCTGGAGAAAAAGAATAAGCTGAAAGAGGCCCCAAAGGTGACTGGAGACAGTCCCTCCAAATACCAGTACACCGAAGTGCCAAGCAAgccagaggcagaggggcaggccccTCCTGCTGTCATGTATATCACCAGCATCTGA